A window from Sphingobacterium hotanense encodes these proteins:
- a CDS encoding YciI family protein: MKEFVLIFRLKDISDFRPTPEQMQERMNWLAGISSQSKLLDKGNTLLPFAGSAKTIKSNKEVTDGVYTENNEFVSGYVVVKSKTIDEAVEIAKANPIFDQVGGNIEVREVLKRD, translated from the coding sequence ATGAAAGAATTTGTATTGATTTTTAGATTAAAAGACATTTCCGATTTCAGGCCAACACCTGAACAAATGCAGGAACGTATGAATTGGTTAGCAGGAATTTCTTCACAAAGCAAATTGCTGGACAAAGGCAACACGCTTTTGCCATTTGCAGGAAGTGCAAAAACGATAAAGTCCAACAAGGAAGTAACTGACGGAGTTTACACCGAAAACAATGAATTTGTTAGCGGTTATGTTGTGGTAAAATCCAAAACCATTGATGAAGCGGTAGAAATTGCAAAAGCTAATCCGATTTTTGACCAAGTAGGTGGAAATATTGAAGTGAGGGAAGTTTTGAAAAGAGATTAG